One genomic window of Gallaecimonas sp. GXIMD4217 includes the following:
- the ihfA gene encoding integration host factor subunit alpha, which yields MALTKAEMAERLFEKLGINKRVAKDLVESFFEEIREALENGEQVKLSGFGNFELRDKNQRPGRNPKTGEDIPISARRVVTFRPGQKLKSRVEDAGDLS from the coding sequence CCTGTTCGAAAAACTGGGGATAAACAAGCGGGTGGCCAAAGATCTGGTCGAATCCTTCTTCGAGGAGATCCGCGAGGCCCTGGAAAACGGTGAGCAGGTTAAGCTGTCCGGCTTCGGTAATTTTGAGCTTAGGGACAAGAACCAACGTCCCGGGCGCAATCCGAAGACCGGGGAGGACATCCCCATCTCGGCGCGTCGCGTGGTGACCTTCAGACCCGGCCAGAAGCTCAAGAGCCGGGTCGAGGACGCCGGCGACCTCAGCTGA
- a CDS encoding DUF1853 family protein: MSDFTFTEAQASAMLDWVIRSPALLGLAPEPALCGQPRVDLAALAQALGREKRLGKRFEVLVAAWLAADHRYELLSQDEAIHVGGRTLGAPDLIVLDKETGSLEHWELTVKFYLGLEAGWLGPGKRDWLEEKAAHLATHQLPLLQKAEARDWLEARGWRIDNRRLLSRGMLFGHGPHRDYVRPEHAQGHWYQAHNLPRGDWFELERWQWIAKVELEELRPLRKAIDRPLMIAREANACLERHFVVPTGWPK, translated from the coding sequence ATGAGTGACTTTACATTCACCGAGGCTCAGGCCAGCGCCATGCTGGACTGGGTGATCCGCAGCCCCGCCCTGCTGGGCCTGGCCCCCGAGCCGGCGCTCTGTGGCCAGCCCAGGGTGGATCTGGCCGCCCTGGCCCAGGCCCTCGGCCGGGAAAAACGCCTTGGCAAGCGCTTCGAGGTGCTGGTGGCGGCCTGGCTGGCCGCCGATCACCGCTACGAGCTGCTGAGCCAGGACGAGGCCATCCATGTGGGCGGTCGCACCCTGGGCGCACCGGATCTGATCGTGCTGGACAAGGAAACCGGCAGCCTGGAGCACTGGGAGCTGACGGTGAAGTTCTATCTGGGCCTGGAAGCGGGCTGGCTGGGACCGGGCAAGAGGGACTGGCTGGAGGAAAAGGCGGCGCACCTGGCCACACACCAGTTGCCGCTATTGCAGAAAGCCGAAGCCAGGGACTGGCTCGAGGCCCGGGGCTGGCGCATCGACAACAGGCGGCTGCTGAGCCGGGGCATGCTGTTCGGCCATGGTCCGCACCGGGACTATGTGCGCCCGGAGCACGCCCAGGGACACTGGTACCAGGCCCACAACCTGCCCAGGGGCGACTGGTTCGAGCTGGAGCGTTGGCAGTGGATAGCGAAGGTGGAATTGGAGGAACTCAGGCCGTTACGCAAGGCAATAGACAGGCCCTTGATGATAGCGCGGGAGGCAAACGCTTGCCTGGAGCGGCACTTCGTGGTGCCGACCGGCTGGCCGAAATGA
- a CDS encoding DUF523 and DUF1722 domain-containing protein, with protein sequence MAIRVGVSACVLGDRVRFDGGHKLSHFVAEELARVFRFVPICPEQAIGMGVPRPSVRLVGDPARPRVKGCQQPDLDVTDRLLAFGRRALPSLAQLSGYVLCGKSPSCGMARVRVYKENGDGLGKVGVGVFARQLMATYPNLPVEEDGRLQDPLLRENFVLRVLAYHQWQSLLAQGLSHQVLQDFHRRHKFLLLAHHQQAYRQLGPLLAAGKGQDLQALADDYIRRFMAALKKPASRCNHSNVLMHLQGFFKQQLTSLEKAELTELIGQYRQGLVPLMAPLTLLNHHLRRHPKPYLAEQRYLSPYPMELKLRYGL encoded by the coding sequence ATGGCCATCCGGGTTGGCGTCAGTGCCTGTGTGCTTGGCGACAGGGTCCGCTTCGACGGCGGCCACAAGTTGTCCCATTTCGTTGCCGAGGAGCTGGCGCGCGTCTTCCGCTTCGTGCCCATCTGCCCGGAACAGGCCATCGGCATGGGGGTGCCCAGGCCCAGCGTTCGCCTGGTGGGGGATCCCGCCCGGCCCAGGGTCAAGGGCTGCCAGCAGCCGGACCTGGATGTCACCGACCGGCTGCTCGCCTTCGGTCGCCGGGCGCTGCCGTCCCTGGCGCAGCTGAGCGGCTATGTGCTGTGCGGCAAGTCGCCCAGCTGCGGCATGGCGCGGGTGCGGGTGTACAAGGAAAACGGTGACGGCCTGGGCAAGGTGGGGGTTGGTGTCTTCGCCCGGCAGCTGATGGCGACCTATCCCAACCTGCCGGTGGAAGAAGATGGCCGCCTCCAGGATCCCTTGCTTCGGGAAAACTTCGTGCTGCGGGTGCTGGCCTACCACCAGTGGCAAAGCCTGCTGGCCCAGGGGCTCAGCCACCAGGTGCTCCAGGATTTCCATCGCCGCCACAAGTTCCTGCTGCTGGCGCATCACCAGCAGGCCTACCGGCAGCTTGGACCACTGCTGGCCGCGGGCAAGGGGCAGGATCTCCAGGCCCTGGCCGACGACTATATCCGCCGTTTCATGGCCGCGCTGAAGAAGCCCGCCAGCCGCTGCAACCACAGCAATGTGCTGATGCACCTGCAGGGCTTTTTCAAGCAGCAGCTGACCAGCCTCGAGAAGGCCGAGCTGACCGAACTGATAGGCCAGTACCGCCAGGGCCTGGTGCCGCTGATGGCGCCCCTTACCCTGCTCAACCACCACCTGCGCCGCCACCCCAAGCCCTACCTGGCCGAGCAGCGCTACCTGTCTCCTTACCCCATGGAATTGAAGCTGCGTTATGGCCTCTAA
- a CDS encoding MerR family transcriptional regulator: MASKLRIGELSARTGVLPVTLRAWETRYGLLKPERLPKGHRLYDRSDVARVKQIKHWLGQGVPLRQIPARLAGQGQEPAAASPHGQLLALAQTLRSQQLRQALSQLFKETPLALLLDELFALLPNWPDTPLGQAGLALFEFELARQLSRFHWSRQQPRGQAILAGALPPLWRSGAVAVLGRHYQLLDLGTACSAGTLRLASQALGGVPVFVGRLAQAADDWQRIGPPMTFTELQQGLP, translated from the coding sequence ATGGCCTCTAAGCTGCGTATCGGCGAGTTGTCGGCGCGAACCGGCGTCCTGCCCGTGACCCTGAGGGCCTGGGAAACCCGTTATGGCCTGTTAAAGCCGGAGCGCCTGCCCAAGGGCCACCGGCTCTACGACCGGTCCGACGTGGCCAGGGTCAAGCAGATCAAGCATTGGCTGGGCCAGGGGGTGCCGCTCAGGCAGATCCCGGCCCGGCTGGCCGGGCAAGGGCAAGAGCCTGCGGCGGCGTCGCCCCACGGCCAGCTGCTGGCCCTGGCCCAGACCCTGCGCAGTCAGCAGTTGCGCCAGGCGCTGAGCCAGCTGTTCAAGGAAACCCCCCTTGCCTTGCTGCTGGACGAGCTGTTTGCCTTGTTGCCCAACTGGCCGGATACCCCCTTGGGCCAGGCCGGGCTGGCCCTGTTCGAGTTCGAACTGGCCCGGCAGCTGAGCCGCTTCCACTGGTCCCGGCAGCAGCCCAGGGGCCAGGCGATCCTGGCCGGCGCCTTGCCGCCCCTGTGGCGAAGCGGCGCCGTGGCGGTGCTGGGGCGCCATTACCAGCTGCTGGATCTGGGCACCGCCTGCAGCGCCGGCACCTTGCGCCTGGCCAGCCAGGCCCTGGGCGGCGTGCCGGTCTTTGTTGGCAGGCTGGCCCAGGCCGCCGACGATTGGCAGCGGATAGGCCCGCCCATGACCTTCACCGAGCTGCAGCAGGGCCTGCCATGA
- the phrB gene encoding deoxyribodipyrimidine photo-lyase has product MTQLVWFRSDLRELDNSALHQALVQGERMDQAVRALFIATPGQWRRHHLAAIKQALIERAVTSLSKALAGQGIELDCLVVDDYAAVPDALAAYCHNHQVEALHGNREYLVNELARDGAVEQRLGIPCHWYHDALLVPPGTLLNGQHRPFQVFTPFARAWKDRVRIDRPEVRLRHQGKPVCAPPVPRFAPRLPDHLTDALAGWPQSAEQALAAMRRFVAERVQDYKRDRDYPALDGTSRLSAALAIGLISPRQCLARLLAEHGEAIWDRETGPGAWLNELIWREFYQHVAWHFPRVVKGRAFQAETDRIPWQRDEAKLQAWKDGRTGYPMVDAAMRQLRQTGWMHNRLRMIAASFLVKDLHLDWRLGERHFMEHLIDGDFAANNGGWQWAASTGTDAAPYFRIFNPTSQGQRFDPEGDFIRRFLPELATLSGKAVHQPGELAESLGYVRPLVDHRQARARTLALFKAAKG; this is encoded by the coding sequence ATGACCCAGCTGGTGTGGTTTCGAAGCGACCTCAGAGAGCTGGACAACAGCGCCCTGCACCAGGCCCTGGTCCAGGGCGAACGCATGGACCAGGCGGTGCGGGCGCTCTTTATCGCCACCCCGGGGCAGTGGCGCCGGCACCATCTGGCGGCCATCAAGCAGGCCCTGATCGAGCGGGCCGTCACATCCCTGTCCAAGGCCCTGGCCGGCCAGGGCATTGAGCTGGACTGCCTGGTGGTTGACGACTATGCCGCCGTCCCCGACGCCCTGGCGGCCTATTGCCACAACCACCAGGTAGAGGCGCTGCACGGCAATCGCGAATACCTGGTCAACGAGCTGGCCCGGGATGGGGCCGTCGAACAGCGCCTCGGCATTCCCTGCCACTGGTACCATGACGCCCTGCTGGTGCCGCCCGGCACCCTGTTGAATGGCCAGCACAGGCCCTTCCAGGTGTTCACCCCCTTCGCCAGGGCCTGGAAGGACAGGGTACGGATAGACAGGCCTGAGGTCAGGCTCCGTCACCAGGGCAAGCCCGTCTGCGCGCCGCCGGTGCCCCGTTTTGCCCCCAGGCTGCCCGACCACCTGACCGACGCTCTGGCAGGCTGGCCCCAGAGCGCCGAGCAGGCCCTGGCGGCCATGCGCCGCTTCGTCGCCGAGCGGGTACAGGACTACAAACGGGACAGGGACTACCCGGCCCTGGACGGCACCTCTCGGCTGTCGGCGGCCCTGGCCATCGGCCTGATCTCCCCCCGCCAGTGCCTGGCCAGGCTGCTGGCGGAGCATGGCGAGGCGATCTGGGACAGGGAAACGGGGCCGGGCGCCTGGCTCAACGAGCTGATCTGGCGCGAGTTCTACCAGCACGTGGCCTGGCACTTCCCCCGGGTGGTGAAGGGGAGGGCGTTCCAGGCCGAGACGGACCGGATCCCCTGGCAGCGGGACGAAGCCAAGCTCCAGGCCTGGAAGGACGGACGTACCGGCTACCCCATGGTGGATGCGGCCATGCGCCAGCTACGGCAGACCGGCTGGATGCACAACCGCCTGCGCATGATAGCGGCCTCCTTCCTGGTCAAGGATCTGCACCTGGACTGGCGCCTGGGGGAGCGCCATTTCATGGAACACCTCATCGACGGCGATTTCGCCGCCAACAACGGCGGCTGGCAGTGGGCCGCCAGCACCGGCACCGACGCCGCCCCCTATTTCCGCATCTTCAATCCCACCAGCCAGGGGCAGCGTTTTGACCCCGAGGGCGATTTTATCCGCCGCTTTTTGCCCGAGCTGGCGACCCTGTCGGGCAAGGCCGTGCACCAGCCAGGTGAGCTGGCCGAGTCCCTGGGCTATGTCAGGCCCCTGGTGGACCACCGGCAAGCCCGGGCCAGGACATTGGCGCTGTTCAAGGCGGCAAAAGGCTGA
- a CDS encoding methyltransferase, with the protein MTDLQTLRAQFQAIDQLLYQYRSDWQLRPFEQQAIPWPALAGPLWALDDEQLAVLEQDNQALFDYLAPWRPAVVAAQPAWPELARAEITAPSRLASGIPGRKWAQISDFIGAAAIARPVLEWCAGKGHLGRLAALSQGQPVLSLELQQGLCEQGERLAGQWRLEHRFVCADALAPAARDHFQANQHGLALHACGELHQRFLAHGIAAGTQALTLSPCCYHLIDQEHYRPLSATARASRLVLDRFDLRLPLQEQVTGGARQARLRHTEVHWRLAFDSLQRQLRERDEYLPLPTLPKQLLTGDFADFLAWACDRKGLACPAGLDQAHWLREGRRRQGLVRRIELVRHLYRAPLEAWLLLDRALLLAENGYQVRLGTFTDRHNTPRNLMIHAERGAH; encoded by the coding sequence ATGACCGATCTTCAGACGCTCCGGGCCCAATTCCAGGCCATCGACCAACTGCTGTACCAGTACCGCTCGGACTGGCAGCTGCGTCCCTTCGAGCAGCAGGCCATCCCCTGGCCGGCGCTGGCCGGGCCGCTGTGGGCGCTGGATGACGAGCAACTGGCAGTCCTTGAGCAGGACAACCAGGCCCTGTTCGATTACCTGGCGCCCTGGCGACCGGCAGTGGTGGCGGCCCAGCCGGCCTGGCCCGAGCTGGCGCGCGCCGAGATCACCGCGCCGTCCCGTCTGGCCAGCGGCATTCCCGGCCGCAAGTGGGCGCAGATCAGCGACTTTATCGGCGCCGCCGCCATTGCCCGGCCGGTGCTGGAGTGGTGCGCCGGCAAGGGCCACCTGGGCCGCCTGGCGGCGCTCAGCCAGGGCCAGCCGGTGCTGAGCCTGGAGCTGCAGCAGGGCCTTTGCGAGCAGGGTGAACGGCTGGCCGGGCAATGGCGGCTCGAACACCGTTTCGTCTGCGCCGATGCCCTGGCCCCCGCAGCCAGGGACCATTTCCAGGCCAACCAGCACGGCCTGGCCCTGCATGCCTGCGGCGAGCTGCACCAGCGCTTCCTGGCCCATGGCATTGCCGCCGGCACCCAGGCCCTGACCCTGTCGCCCTGTTGCTACCACCTCATCGACCAAGAGCACTACCGGCCCCTGTCGGCCACGGCCCGGGCCAGCAGGCTGGTGCTGGACAGGTTCGATCTGCGCCTGCCGCTCCAGGAGCAGGTGACCGGTGGCGCCCGCCAGGCCCGGCTTCGCCATACCGAGGTGCACTGGCGCCTGGCCTTCGACAGCCTGCAGCGCCAGCTCAGGGAGCGTGATGAGTACCTGCCGCTGCCGACCCTGCCCAAGCAGCTGCTGACCGGCGATTTCGCCGACTTCCTGGCCTGGGCCTGTGACCGGAAGGGCCTGGCCTGCCCGGCCGGGCTCGACCAGGCCCACTGGCTGCGGGAAGGTCGCCGCCGCCAGGGCCTGGTGCGCCGCATCGAGCTGGTGCGCCACCTCTACCGTGCCCCCCTGGAGGCCTGGCTGCTGCTCGACAGGGCCCTGCTGCTGGCGGAAAATGGCTACCAGGTGCGCCTGGGCACCTTCACCGACCGCCACAACACCCCCAGAAACCTGATGATCCACGCCGAAAGAGGAGCCCATTGA
- a CDS encoding AraC family ligand binding domain-containing protein encodes MAYLPVTLECRDLEQARLSARQRLPVPLLVQVVQGTGLVRLGKDYYQLLPGRLCWLPANVLFTLGAEAGARVRMAWFSSRLGLALPAQAGWLADGDWLGAVLDRAERAGGESRARLLRVLADELVDTKVSSLTQKLDWPATQGPLLPLAQIEAGRRGEHVDGLSLDPRPWRLNPA; translated from the coding sequence ATGGCCTATCTGCCCGTAACCCTGGAATGCCGCGACCTTGAACAGGCCCGCCTGTCCGCCCGGCAGCGCTTGCCGGTTCCCCTGCTGGTCCAGGTCGTCCAGGGCACCGGCCTGGTGCGACTGGGCAAGGATTATTACCAGCTGCTTCCGGGCCGGCTCTGCTGGTTGCCCGCCAATGTGCTTTTTACCCTGGGCGCCGAGGCCGGTGCCCGGGTGCGCATGGCGTGGTTTTCCAGCCGCCTGGGCCTGGCATTGCCGGCACAGGCCGGGTGGCTGGCCGACGGCGACTGGCTTGGCGCCGTGCTGGACAGGGCCGAACGGGCCGGGGGCGAAAGCCGGGCCCGCCTGCTGCGGGTGCTGGCGGATGAGCTGGTGGATACAAAGGTATCTTCGCTGACACAAAAGCTGGACTGGCCGGCGACCCAGGGCCCCCTGTTGCCCTTGGCGCAAATCGAGGCGGGGCGCCGCGGCGAGCATGTCGACGGCCTGTCCCTTGACCCCAGACCCTGGCGTCTTAATCCCGCGTAG
- a CDS encoding S8 family serine peptidase, which produces MKLAHLKPITAAVALAISGSALAGADNGERYIVKFKEGHGPAAKAMLKSKGASLKLSLDKHNAAAFSIPAQALKGLQNNPHVEYVEADVKRYPMSQVVPYGIPLVQADQLSDAQTGNMTVCIIDSGYQLAHEDLAGNNVDGTNDPGTGNWYEDKNHHGTHVAGTIAALNNNVGVVGVNPNGNLNLHIIKVFNADGWGYSSSLVSALDKCEQAGAKVINMSLGGSRASRTEDNAFAAAEGRGVLSIAAAGNDGNTRHSYPASYDSVVSVAAVDANKQHADFSQRTSQVELAGPGVGVLSSVEMGTALVASANVAGTGFEAIGMDGAPQGSGEGLLANCGTGEAPCDANGQVCLIQRGNISFAEKVQNCEAGGGVGAIIYNNEPGALNGTLGETVTAIPSVGVSDVDGAAMLAQVGSLANVTIDAGNYAYFDGTSMATPHVAGVAALVWSHFPQCSNTEIRAALVATAEDLGSAGRDDYYGHGLVQAKDAVDYLTTYGCAGNGGGDNGGGDGGACKGKGCNGKNKR; this is translated from the coding sequence ATGAAACTGGCTCATCTCAAGCCGATCACCGCCGCGGTGGCCCTGGCCATCTCCGGCTCCGCCCTGGCCGGTGCCGATAACGGCGAGCGCTACATCGTCAAGTTCAAAGAGGGTCACGGCCCCGCCGCCAAGGCCATGCTGAAGTCCAAGGGCGCTTCCCTGAAGCTGAGCCTGGACAAGCACAATGCCGCCGCCTTCAGCATCCCTGCCCAGGCCCTGAAAGGCCTGCAGAACAACCCCCATGTTGAATACGTGGAAGCGGACGTCAAGCGCTATCCCATGTCCCAGGTGGTTCCCTACGGTATCCCCCTGGTGCAGGCCGATCAGCTTAGTGACGCCCAGACCGGCAACATGACCGTTTGTATCATCGACTCCGGCTACCAGCTGGCCCACGAAGATCTGGCCGGCAACAACGTCGACGGTACCAATGATCCCGGTACCGGCAACTGGTACGAAGACAAAAACCACCACGGCACCCATGTGGCCGGCACCATCGCCGCCCTGAACAACAACGTCGGCGTGGTGGGTGTCAACCCCAACGGCAACCTCAACCTGCACATCATCAAGGTGTTCAACGCCGATGGCTGGGGTTATTCCTCCAGCCTGGTCAGCGCCCTGGACAAGTGTGAGCAGGCCGGCGCCAAGGTCATCAACATGAGCCTGGGCGGCAGCCGCGCCAGCCGCACCGAAGACAACGCCTTTGCCGCCGCCGAGGGCCGTGGCGTGCTGAGCATCGCCGCCGCCGGTAACGACGGCAACACCCGTCACTCCTACCCGGCTTCCTACGACTCCGTGGTCTCCGTGGCCGCCGTGGACGCCAACAAGCAGCATGCCGATTTCTCCCAGCGCACCAGCCAGGTTGAACTGGCCGGCCCGGGGGTCGGCGTGCTGTCCTCCGTGGAGATGGGTACCGCCCTGGTGGCCAGTGCCAACGTGGCCGGCACCGGCTTCGAAGCCATCGGCATGGATGGTGCTCCCCAGGGCAGCGGTGAAGGCCTGCTGGCCAACTGCGGCACCGGCGAGGCCCCCTGTGACGCCAACGGCCAGGTCTGCCTGATCCAGCGCGGCAACATCAGCTTTGCCGAGAAGGTGCAGAACTGCGAGGCCGGCGGTGGCGTCGGCGCCATCATCTACAACAACGAGCCCGGCGCCCTGAACGGCACCCTGGGTGAGACCGTCACCGCCATCCCCTCCGTGGGCGTGAGCGACGTTGACGGTGCCGCCATGCTGGCCCAGGTCGGCTCCCTGGCCAATGTCACCATCGACGCCGGCAACTACGCCTACTTCGACGGTACCTCCATGGCTACCCCGCACGTGGCCGGTGTCGCCGCCCTGGTGTGGAGCCACTTCCCGCAGTGCAGCAACACCGAGATCCGTGCCGCCCTGGTGGCGACCGCCGAGGATCTGGGCAGTGCCGGTCGTGATGACTACTACGGCCATGGCCTGGTCCAGGCCAAGGACGCCGTCGATTACCTGACCACCTACGGCTGCGCCGGCAACGGTGGTGGCGATAACGGCGGTGGTGACGGTGGCGCCTGCAAGGGCAAGGGCTGTAACGGCAAAAACAAGCGATAA
- a CDS encoding alpha/beta hydrolase — protein sequence MARRLFLMALVLALLATLASYFHYRQFKADTYAKWTSESRLAKTPLGPVEYLSKGRGPALLQFHGTPSSYRGNLNFPFYDALFQRYRLISASRPGYLRTPVETGRTPAQQADAFAALVQQLALDKVVVVGISGGGPAALSFARQHGDKCAALVLIEALAKQPAQGLAGSGSGFYTRLLRTVLDNNFVMWLLSDRILAQLFPTLPERQQRAMSADFAEYLSLFSHFRDGLFNDARQFGTLATPDLAGIRCPTLVLHGTSDEVVPFDHAQLVGQGIPGAILVPFEGKGHDMLYTEADAIMAEIDRFLSRLPPAP from the coding sequence ATGGCAAGACGTCTATTCCTCATGGCCCTGGTCCTGGCGCTCCTGGCCACCCTGGCCAGCTATTTCCATTACCGCCAGTTCAAGGCCGACACCTACGCCAAGTGGACCAGCGAAAGCCGCCTGGCCAAGACGCCCCTGGGGCCGGTGGAATACCTGAGCAAGGGCCGGGGCCCGGCCCTGTTGCAGTTCCACGGCACCCCATCGAGCTACCGGGGCAACCTCAATTTTCCCTTCTATGACGCCCTGTTCCAGCGCTATCGCTTGATCAGCGCCAGCCGCCCCGGCTACCTGCGCACCCCGGTGGAGACCGGCCGTACCCCGGCCCAGCAGGCCGACGCCTTCGCGGCCCTGGTGCAGCAGCTGGCCCTGGACAAGGTGGTGGTGGTGGGGATCTCCGGTGGCGGCCCGGCGGCGCTGTCCTTTGCCCGCCAGCACGGTGACAAGTGCGCCGCCCTGGTGCTGATCGAGGCCCTGGCCAAGCAACCGGCCCAGGGCCTGGCGGGCAGTGGCAGCGGCTTCTACACCAGGCTGCTGCGCACCGTACTCGACAATAACTTCGTGATGTGGCTGCTGTCGGATAGGATCCTGGCGCAGCTGTTCCCGACCCTGCCCGAGCGGCAGCAACGGGCCATGTCCGCTGACTTCGCCGAGTACCTGTCGCTGTTCAGCCACTTCAGGGACGGCCTGTTCAACGATGCCCGCCAGTTCGGCACCCTGGCCACCCCGGATCTGGCCGGGATCCGCTGCCCTACCCTGGTGCTGCACGGCACCAGTGACGAGGTGGTTCCCTTCGACCATGCCCAACTGGTCGGCCAGGGGATCCCGGGCGCCATTCTGGTGCCCTTTGAAGGCAAGGGCCACGACATGCTCTACACGGAGGCGGATGCCATCATGGCGGAGATCGACCGTTTCCTGAGCCGGCTCCCCCCGGCGCCCTGA
- a CDS encoding MFS transporter, producing MNRRLPGGIWLLGLASLCMDLSSELIHSLLPVFMARELGLAMVAIGLVEGLGEATATLIRAFSGALSDRWRRRKPLLLLGYGLAAAAKPLFPLAQGLGWVLSARLMDRLGKGIRGAPRDALVADLAPRASRGAAFGLRQALDSVGALLGPLAALGLMLLLAGDIRAVLWFALLPAFGAVILLALFLKEPAHPTEAPRQPFRWRQALRLPGAFWWLLLLAALFTLARFSEAFLILRVQQLGLALPLVPLVLVVMNLAYAAFAYPAGIAADALDHRRLLLLGLMLLLAADLLLALARTPATALAGALFWGLHMAFTQGLFAKLVADTAPAALRGTAFGLFGLITGLVVLLASLLAGGLWQWLGPQAPFLAGAGFTLLTALVLLLGRR from the coding sequence GTGAACAGGCGACTGCCAGGGGGGATCTGGCTGCTGGGGCTGGCCTCGCTGTGCATGGACTTGTCCTCGGAGCTGATCCACAGCCTGCTGCCGGTGTTCATGGCCAGGGAGCTGGGCCTGGCCATGGTGGCCATCGGCCTGGTGGAAGGCCTGGGCGAAGCCACCGCCACCCTGATCAGGGCCTTCTCCGGCGCCCTCAGCGACCGCTGGCGACGCCGCAAGCCCCTGCTGCTGCTGGGCTACGGCCTGGCCGCTGCCGCCAAGCCGCTCTTCCCCCTGGCCCAGGGGCTGGGCTGGGTGCTGTCGGCCAGGCTGATGGACAGGCTCGGCAAGGGCATCCGCGGCGCCCCCAGGGATGCCCTGGTGGCGGATCTGGCCCCAAGGGCATCCCGGGGCGCCGCCTTTGGCCTGCGCCAGGCCCTGGACAGCGTCGGCGCCCTGCTTGGTCCCCTGGCGGCCCTGGGCCTGATGCTGCTGCTTGCCGGCGACATCCGTGCCGTGCTCTGGTTTGCCCTGCTGCCGGCCTTTGGCGCCGTCATCCTGCTGGCGCTGTTTCTCAAGGAGCCGGCCCACCCGACCGAGGCGCCGCGGCAGCCCTTTCGGTGGCGCCAGGCGCTGCGGCTGCCCGGCGCCTTCTGGTGGCTGCTGCTGCTGGCGGCGCTCTTTACCCTGGCCCGCTTTTCCGAGGCCTTCCTGATCCTGAGAGTCCAGCAACTGGGCCTGGCCCTGCCCCTGGTGCCCCTGGTGCTGGTGGTGATGAACCTGGCCTACGCCGCCTTTGCCTATCCGGCCGGCATCGCCGCCGATGCCCTGGACCACCGCCGGCTGCTGCTGCTGGGACTGATGCTGCTGCTGGCGGCCGATCTGCTGCTGGCCCTGGCCAGGACCCCGGCCACGGCCCTGGCCGGGGCGCTGTTCTGGGGGCTGCACATGGCCTTTACCCAGGGCCTCTTCGCCAAGCTGGTGGCCGACACGGCGCCGGCGGCGCTACGCGGCACCGCCTTTGGGCTGTTCGGCCTGATCACCGGCCTGGTGGTGCTGCTGGCCAGCCTGCTGGCCGGTGGGCTCTGGCAGTGGCTGGGCCCCCAGGCGCCCTTCCTGGCCGGTGCCGGCTTCACGCTGCTCACCGCCCTGGTGCTGTTGCTGGGCCGCAGGTAG
- a CDS encoding ion channel gives MLYTILINSLLVSLAVLVHYEILRQLSLFVPRLTIRHRLRVLFGVFGALCAHVIEIWLFAFGYYFMVHVDGFGTLAGNFDHSLLDCSYFSFSTYTSLGLGDIAPLGNIRFLAGLEALTGLVLITWSASFMFIEMTKFWEGK, from the coding sequence ATGCTCTACACCATCCTGATCAACAGCCTGCTGGTCTCGCTGGCGGTACTGGTTCACTACGAGATCCTGCGCCAGCTGTCCCTGTTCGTCCCCAGGCTCACCATCCGCCACCGGCTGCGGGTGCTGTTCGGGGTGTTCGGGGCCCTGTGCGCCCATGTCATCGAGATCTGGCTGTTCGCCTTCGGCTACTACTTCATGGTCCATGTGGACGGCTTCGGCACCCTGGCCGGCAATTTCGACCACAGCCTGCTGGACTGCAGCTATTTCTCCTTTTCCACCTACACCTCACTGGGCCTGGGGGACATAGCGCCGCTTGGCAACATCCGTTTCCTGGCCGGCCTGGAAGCCCTGACCGGCCTGGTGCTGATCACCTGGAGCGCCTCCTTCATGTTCATCGAAATGACCAAGTTCTGGGAAGGCAAGTGA